A region of Pyxidicoccus parkwaysis DNA encodes the following proteins:
- a CDS encoding ammonia-forming cytochrome c nitrite reductase subunit c552: MANRSWLLLVGVGVVSAVAAAAAVALATNIFERKQEAKNPFFRVVELTDDTVDPAIWGKNFPLQYDMYLRTVDQVRTKYGGSEAVPHTPTQVDPRSVVAQSRLEEDPRLKRMWAGYAFSKDFREERGHAYMLSDQTFTERQQVTHQPGACIHCHASSYTLYKKLGNGDLFKGFDAVNHLGYFEARKMVDHPVSCIDCHDSQTMQLRVTKPAFMLGMKRMKAAQGVQDYDVNRDATRQEMRSYVCGQCHVEYYFKGPEKTLTFPWDKGLKIENILAYYDENPHKDWVHAETGAPVLKAQHPEFEMWNQGIHASSGVACADCHMPYTRVGAQKISDHHVRSPLLNINHACQTCHHFSEAELRSRAEALQERTFRLRNQAMDALMGLLDDVKKAKAAGKTDAELAGVFALQRRGQFMLDFIEAENSMGFHAPEEAARILAQSTNILRQAQVLVRDPTFKPEIPDQLPAAEGDAHPGPGVQGKTVGAPSGSGEPTGDGGAPVH; the protein is encoded by the coding sequence ATGGCGAACCGGAGCTGGCTGCTGCTGGTAGGCGTGGGTGTCGTCTCTGCCGTGGCCGCCGCGGCCGCCGTCGCGCTGGCCACCAACATCTTCGAGCGCAAGCAGGAGGCGAAGAATCCCTTCTTCCGCGTGGTGGAGCTCACCGACGACACGGTGGACCCCGCCATCTGGGGGAAGAACTTCCCGCTCCAGTACGACATGTACCTGCGCACCGTGGACCAGGTGCGCACGAAGTACGGCGGCAGCGAGGCCGTGCCGCACACGCCCACGCAGGTGGACCCGCGCTCGGTGGTGGCGCAGAGCCGGCTGGAGGAGGACCCGCGCCTCAAGCGCATGTGGGCCGGCTACGCCTTCAGCAAGGACTTCCGCGAGGAGCGCGGCCACGCGTACATGCTCTCGGACCAGACCTTCACCGAGCGCCAGCAGGTGACGCACCAGCCGGGCGCGTGCATCCACTGCCACGCCAGCTCGTACACGCTCTACAAGAAGCTGGGCAACGGAGACCTCTTCAAGGGCTTCGACGCGGTCAACCACCTGGGCTACTTCGAAGCGCGGAAGATGGTGGACCACCCGGTGAGCTGCATCGACTGCCACGACAGCCAGACGATGCAGCTGCGCGTGACGAAGCCGGCCTTCATGCTGGGCATGAAGCGGATGAAGGCCGCGCAGGGCGTGCAGGACTACGACGTCAACCGGGACGCCACGCGCCAGGAGATGCGCAGCTACGTCTGCGGCCAGTGCCACGTGGAGTACTACTTCAAGGGCCCGGAGAAGACGCTCACCTTCCCGTGGGACAAGGGGCTCAAGATTGAGAACATCCTCGCGTACTACGACGAGAACCCGCACAAGGACTGGGTGCACGCGGAGACGGGCGCGCCGGTGCTGAAGGCACAGCACCCCGAGTTCGAGATGTGGAACCAAGGCATCCACGCGAGCTCGGGCGTGGCGTGCGCGGACTGCCACATGCCGTACACGCGGGTGGGGGCGCAGAAAATCAGCGACCACCACGTGCGCAGCCCGCTGCTCAACATCAACCACGCGTGCCAGACGTGCCACCACTTCTCGGAGGCCGAGCTGCGCTCTCGCGCCGAGGCGCTCCAGGAGCGCACCTTCCGGCTGCGCAACCAGGCGATGGACGCGCTGATGGGTTTGCTCGACGACGTGAAGAAGGCGAAGGCGGCGGGGAAGACGGACGCGGAGCTGGCCGGGGTGTTCGCGCTGCAGCGGCGCGGACAGTTCATGCTCGACTTCATCGAGGCGGAGAACTCGATGGGCTTCCACGCGCCGGAGGAGGCGGCCCGCATCCTCGCGCAGTCGACGAACATCCTCCGCCAGGCCCAGGTGCTGGTGAGGGACCCGACCTTCAAGCCGGAGATTCCCGACCAACTGCCCGCCGCCGAGGGAGATGCCCACCCGGGGCCCGGCGTCCAGGGCAAGACGGTCGGCGCGCCCTCGGGGAGCGGCGAGCCGACGGGGGATGGCGGCGCTCCGGTGCACTGA
- a CDS encoding START domain-containing protein, producing MKSLRGGAGALVAALMLVAGTSRAEEAWKTLAERPYLIKVRPRPGTHAKDVWAEGELDASAADVQSALTDADSYRDWMPYVKESRTLERLPDGSKRTYTRLDLPFVSARDYVSHVVPESTLAADGSGVFAQRWQAEPDAIPERKGTVRLRLNEGSWRVEPRGEGRSYAVYRFTVDPAGSIPGFLANMGQKDGVVDTFRAVEKRARQQAEERSRSR from the coding sequence ATGAAGAGTCTTCGAGGGGGCGCGGGAGCCCTCGTCGCCGCGCTGATGCTCGTCGCCGGGACGTCGCGCGCGGAGGAGGCGTGGAAGACGTTGGCTGAGCGGCCCTACCTCATCAAGGTGCGGCCGCGTCCGGGCACCCACGCGAAGGACGTGTGGGCCGAGGGCGAGCTCGATGCCAGCGCGGCCGATGTGCAGTCGGCCCTGACGGACGCGGACTCGTACCGGGACTGGATGCCGTACGTGAAGGAGTCGCGCACGTTGGAGCGGCTGCCGGACGGCTCGAAGCGGACGTACACGCGGCTGGATTTGCCCTTCGTCTCCGCGCGCGACTACGTGAGCCACGTGGTGCCGGAGTCGACGCTGGCGGCGGACGGCTCGGGCGTCTTCGCGCAGCGCTGGCAGGCCGAGCCGGACGCCATCCCCGAGCGAAAGGGCACGGTGCGGCTGCGGCTCAACGAGGGGAGCTGGCGCGTGGAGCCGCGAGGCGAGGGGCGCTCCTACGCCGTGTACCGCTTCACCGTCGACCCCGCCGGCTCCATCCCCGGCTTCCTGGCCAACATGGGCCAGAAGGACGGAGTGGTGGACACCTTCCGCGCCGTGGAGAAGCGGGCCCGTCAGCAGGCCGAGGAACGAAGCCGGTCGCGGTAA
- a CDS encoding YwiC-like family protein translates to MVTLPARQPLSLSRQALLPREHGAYFQLGLPLATVLSLTGPNASALWLTLAAVSCFLLHEPVLVLLGHRGARRHEEERLVARSRTAFFAALGAASLVLALRGLDAAARPYLALPGILGGEVLLMAWGRQERTLSGEVLASLALGAWAVPVGVAGGLVPDAALSVWGTFALGFALATVVVHVIIRSHKPRGNRALPRLAVLVAGGLGIAGALVWALSTGVSAWRAVALLPAPLVALGTLVLRMGPRHLKQMGWSFAAAGLVTAVLLGVGLA, encoded by the coding sequence ATGGTGACCCTCCCCGCCCGACAGCCCCTCTCCCTCTCCCGTCAGGCGCTCCTGCCCCGGGAGCATGGCGCGTACTTCCAGCTCGGCCTCCCGCTGGCCACGGTGCTCTCCCTCACCGGGCCGAACGCCAGCGCGCTGTGGCTCACCCTGGCGGCGGTCTCCTGCTTCCTCCTGCACGAGCCGGTGCTCGTCCTGCTCGGCCACCGGGGCGCGCGCCGGCACGAGGAGGAGCGCCTCGTGGCCCGGAGCCGGACGGCCTTCTTCGCCGCGCTGGGGGCCGCCTCGCTGGTGCTCGCCCTCCGGGGACTCGACGCCGCCGCCCGGCCCTACCTCGCGCTGCCCGGCATCCTGGGTGGAGAGGTGCTGCTCATGGCCTGGGGCCGGCAGGAGCGCACGCTCTCCGGTGAGGTGCTCGCGTCGCTGGCGCTCGGAGCCTGGGCGGTGCCGGTGGGCGTCGCGGGAGGTCTGGTACCGGACGCGGCGCTGTCGGTGTGGGGCACGTTCGCCCTGGGATTCGCACTGGCCACGGTGGTGGTGCACGTCATCATCCGGTCCCACAAGCCGCGCGGAAACCGCGCCCTGCCGCGCCTCGCCGTGCTCGTGGCCGGTGGCCTCGGCATCGCGGGCGCGCTGGTGTGGGCACTGTCCACGGGCGTGTCGGCATGGCGCGCGGTGGCGCTGCTGCCGGCTCCCCTGGTGGCACTCGGCACGCTCGTCCTCAGAATGGGTCCTCGCCACCTCAAGCAAATGGGCTGGAGCTTCGCCGCGGCGGGCCTCGTCACCGCCGTGCTGCTCGGCGTGGGATTGGCGTGA
- a CDS encoding TraR/DksA family transcriptional regulator — protein sequence MDMLAREAQEALRQRSQRLRARAGASAKVVEDGAAGLTDSELRELDDIEEALARIDEGEFGRCARCGGAIGRHRLRAVPEARHCITCSAEVVR from the coding sequence ATGGACATGCTGGCCCGTGAGGCCCAAGAAGCGCTGCGGCAGCGCAGCCAACGCCTGCGGGCTCGCGCCGGAGCGTCCGCGAAGGTGGTGGAGGACGGTGCGGCCGGGCTCACCGACTCGGAGCTGCGGGAGCTCGACGACATCGAGGAGGCGCTTGCTCGCATTGATGAAGGGGAGTTCGGGCGCTGCGCGCGGTGTGGCGGCGCCATCGGCAGGCACCGGCTGCGTGCCGTCCCCGAGGCACGTCACTGCATCACATGCTCGGCTGAAGTGGTGCGGTGA
- a CDS encoding DUF2381 family protein, producing MSASLRVPLLVLVALGAMAAAAQESPGSREQAREPTRRIELSSESPAALPEIAIQPGIASLMLFDGPLIRDRLDLEGRERFRRVVVGEDTVALVPSEALRDGERLRLTVRFAAGRRPTEALFLLVVVQEHADTQVEVVRERNAGPPDLKDPGELMQELQRLREENARLRAERGPSELVGAIASQWMGDTGVAVKQLKWPATQVRGVEFAQMEAMSFRVEDKIAVEVSMTFPPGEHPWRIGSAALIGPQGQRPHILQVWQSGSTAGSNPDVRIIVEADAPRNKAPGAYTLELQEAGGTRTLTVEPVRFPNL from the coding sequence GTGTCGGCCTCGCTTCGCGTCCCACTCCTCGTGCTCGTCGCCCTCGGGGCAATGGCCGCCGCCGCCCAGGAGTCGCCGGGTTCCCGGGAACAAGCGCGGGAGCCGACCCGCCGCATTGAACTGTCCTCCGAGTCCCCCGCCGCACTCCCGGAGATTGCCATCCAGCCGGGCATCGCCAGCCTGATGCTCTTCGACGGTCCTCTCATACGAGACAGGTTGGACCTGGAGGGCCGGGAACGATTCCGCCGCGTGGTCGTGGGCGAAGACACCGTCGCGCTCGTACCCTCGGAAGCACTGCGTGATGGAGAGCGTCTTCGGCTCACCGTCCGCTTCGCGGCAGGCAGACGACCCACCGAAGCCCTCTTCCTCCTCGTGGTGGTCCAGGAACATGCGGACACACAGGTGGAGGTCGTGCGCGAAAGGAACGCTGGTCCACCCGACCTGAAAGACCCCGGCGAGCTGATGCAGGAGCTTCAACGACTGCGCGAGGAGAACGCTCGGCTCCGAGCGGAGCGCGGTCCCTCGGAGCTCGTCGGTGCCATTGCCTCCCAATGGATGGGGGACACGGGTGTCGCCGTCAAGCAACTCAAGTGGCCAGCCACCCAGGTCAGGGGAGTGGAGTTCGCGCAGATGGAAGCCATGAGCTTCCGCGTAGAAGACAAAATCGCGGTGGAGGTGAGCATGACATTCCCCCCAGGCGAACATCCCTGGAGGATTGGGAGCGCCGCACTCATCGGACCGCAAGGACAACGGCCACACATTCTGCAGGTGTGGCAGTCGGGGTCCACGGCGGGGAGCAATCCCGACGTCCGCATCATCGTGGAAGCTGATGCCCCAAGAAACAAAGCTCCTGGCGCCTACACCCTGGAGCTACAGGAAGCGGGAGGCACCCGCACCCTCACGGTTGAACCGGTGAGGTTCCCCAACCTGTGA
- a CDS encoding serine/threonine protein kinase: MSPPILQMNPESLPPGTVVGGCWRLLERLGAGGYGAVYKVEAVQDPGRPFALKLARHPFEPRSTRELTLLMDKAVHPHVVAVHACGRWPDVVTGHFFFVMDWVPGPALHHWADRHNPTLQQLVDAASRLALILDALHAGGVLHRDLKPEHILMRAEQGDPVLIDLGSGDYVGAPTLTTGPLPPGTLHLRSPEAIRFHQRHRRLDVRYTCAATDDLYALGVCLYRALTGHYPFSPEWPPDVLCAAIASQQPLAPSVVNPRVPPALGAVILRLLEKAPELRFQTGAQLHGALAEVLSETPGEARAANLFEWHEPPQPATEGVPARPPRVRRPEWPTHAYRPPSVARAKVLRLWARLLGVLNPPPKPTSQALPSNARVENPTRRIHAHGRLWSLLATLGLALVALAAQSTNAVNDTTMEVASNATTAVGQKLASPAEPSHTATAASPPPVGPTSAVATPSVASPQEAAAVKKTDPAPGLQAPEKTPRARIANSLIRTAATAAACAGFACASTPPRLEQALPPADDCPPGAVEAMKKLGFGPGRTIKTRLTDDALASLITVREGRVVARPTFDSRGVVARGTEIYGQFYIGKQRVHGRFTQMRMKDVQYPMCLEIYEINDRQRGTPRQPGGDAQNAIIVSRIELMAVDYFDRFEE; the protein is encoded by the coding sequence ATGAGCCCACCCATCCTCCAGATGAACCCCGAGTCACTGCCGCCCGGCACGGTGGTGGGCGGCTGCTGGCGCCTCCTCGAGCGGCTGGGCGCGGGCGGCTACGGCGCCGTCTACAAGGTGGAGGCCGTCCAGGACCCGGGCCGTCCCTTCGCGCTCAAGCTGGCGCGCCATCCCTTCGAGCCGCGCTCGACGCGCGAGCTCACGCTGCTGATGGACAAGGCCGTGCACCCGCACGTGGTGGCGGTCCACGCCTGCGGGCGCTGGCCGGACGTCGTCACCGGGCACTTCTTCTTCGTCATGGACTGGGTGCCCGGCCCCGCGCTCCACCACTGGGCGGACCGCCACAATCCCACGCTCCAGCAGCTGGTGGACGCCGCGAGCCGCCTGGCGCTCATCCTGGACGCGCTGCACGCGGGCGGAGTCCTGCACCGGGACCTCAAGCCCGAGCACATCCTCATGCGCGCCGAGCAAGGCGACCCGGTGCTCATCGACCTGGGCTCGGGTGACTACGTGGGCGCGCCCACGCTCACCACGGGCCCGCTGCCGCCGGGCACGCTCCACCTGCGCAGCCCCGAGGCCATCCGCTTCCACCAGCGCCACCGGCGCCTCGACGTCCGCTACACCTGCGCCGCCACCGATGACCTCTACGCGCTGGGCGTCTGCCTGTACCGCGCGCTCACCGGCCACTACCCCTTCTCCCCCGAGTGGCCACCGGACGTGCTCTGCGCGGCCATCGCCTCGCAGCAGCCGCTGGCGCCGTCGGTGGTGAATCCCCGCGTGCCGCCCGCGCTGGGGGCCGTCATCCTCCGTCTGCTGGAGAAGGCTCCCGAGCTGCGCTTCCAGACGGGAGCCCAGCTCCACGGGGCGCTCGCGGAGGTCCTCAGCGAGACACCGGGCGAAGCGCGGGCCGCGAACCTCTTCGAGTGGCATGAGCCTCCGCAACCCGCCACGGAAGGAGTCCCCGCGCGTCCACCGCGCGTGCGCCGCCCGGAGTGGCCAACGCATGCATACCGGCCGCCCTCGGTGGCGCGAGCGAAGGTGTTGCGGCTGTGGGCACGGTTGCTCGGTGTGCTGAACCCGCCGCCGAAGCCCACTTCCCAGGCGCTGCCGAGCAACGCCAGGGTGGAGAACCCGACGCGACGCATCCACGCGCACGGCCGGCTGTGGTCCCTGCTCGCGACGTTGGGCCTGGCACTGGTGGCGCTGGCGGCTCAATCCACCAACGCCGTGAATGACACAACCATGGAGGTCGCCAGCAATGCGACCACCGCAGTCGGTCAGAAATTGGCCAGCCCCGCTGAGCCCTCACACACTGCAACGGCCGCGTCCCCGCCACCGGTGGGTCCCACCTCCGCGGTCGCCACTCCGTCGGTGGCGTCACCCCAGGAAGCCGCCGCCGTGAAGAAGACCGACCCCGCTCCCGGGCTCCAGGCCCCGGAGAAGACACCCCGCGCTCGCATCGCCAACAGCCTGATACGGACGGCCGCCACCGCCGCCGCATGCGCGGGCTTCGCCTGCGCGAGCACGCCGCCACGGCTGGAGCAGGCGCTGCCGCCAGCGGATGACTGCCCGCCCGGAGCGGTGGAGGCGATGAAGAAGCTGGGGTTCGGTCCTGGTCGCACCATCAAGACCCGCCTCACCGATGACGCCCTTGCCTCCCTCATCACCGTCCGCGAGGGACGGGTCGTGGCCCGTCCCACCTTCGATTCTCGAGGAGTGGTCGCGAGAGGAACGGAGATCTACGGACAGTTCTACATTGGAAAGCAGCGCGTCCATGGTCGCTTCACACAGATGCGTATGAAGGATGTGCAGTACCCGATGTGCCTGGAGATTTACGAGATCAACGACAGACAGCGAGGCACGCCGAGACAACCCGGAGGAGACGCCCAGAACGCCATCATCGTCTCGCGAATCGAGCTCATGGCCGTCGACTACTTCGACCGCTTCGAGGAATGA
- the map gene encoding type I methionyl aminopeptidase, with amino-acid sequence MTTAVPRTPPAVLPGPNDTCWCGSGAKYKKCHRGADAVEARKKGPEARKGVRPGIVSPRRTVPLHIPRPDYAETGRPGRRTSNSEINTPDVIARMRRACKAAAEVLQEVATHVRPGITTDELDAITHEAYIKRGGYPSTLNYHNFPKSLCTSVNEVVCHGIPDSRALEDGDIINLDITIYLDGVHGDCSATYFVGNVDAESQRLVKVTRECLDIGIAAVKPGRPISDIGRAIEDHATKNGMSVVRAYCGHGIGETFHTSLQIPHYYEPESNTIMQPGMIFTVEPMINLGGWGSRTWDDGWTAVTADGARSAQFEHTLLVTDKGAEILTVP; translated from the coding sequence ATGACCACGGCCGTTCCCCGTACGCCCCCCGCCGTCCTGCCCGGCCCGAATGACACCTGCTGGTGCGGCAGCGGCGCCAAGTACAAGAAGTGCCACCGTGGCGCGGACGCCGTGGAGGCGCGCAAGAAGGGCCCCGAGGCTCGCAAGGGCGTGCGCCCCGGAATCGTCAGTCCGCGCCGCACGGTGCCGCTGCACATCCCCCGCCCGGACTACGCGGAGACGGGCCGGCCCGGCCGCCGCACCTCCAACTCGGAAATCAACACGCCGGACGTCATCGCCCGCATGCGCCGCGCCTGCAAGGCGGCCGCCGAGGTGCTCCAGGAGGTGGCCACGCACGTGCGCCCGGGCATCACCACCGACGAGCTGGATGCGATTACGCACGAGGCGTACATCAAGCGCGGCGGCTACCCCAGCACGCTGAACTACCACAACTTCCCGAAGTCGCTCTGCACCTCGGTCAACGAGGTCGTCTGCCACGGCATCCCCGACAGCCGCGCGCTGGAGGACGGGGACATCATCAACCTGGACATCACCATCTACCTGGATGGCGTGCACGGGGACTGCTCGGCCACGTACTTCGTGGGCAACGTGGACGCGGAGAGCCAGCGGCTGGTGAAGGTGACGCGCGAGTGCCTGGACATCGGCATCGCCGCGGTGAAGCCCGGCCGGCCCATCAGCGACATCGGCCGTGCGATTGAGGACCACGCGACGAAGAACGGCATGAGCGTGGTGCGGGCCTACTGCGGCCACGGGATTGGCGAGACGTTCCACACGTCCCTGCAGATTCCCCACTATTACGAGCCCGAATCGAACACCATCATGCAGCCCGGGATGATTTTCACGGTGGAGCCGATGATCAACCTGGGCGGGTGGGGCAGCCGGACGTGGGATGACGGGTGGACCGCCGTCACCGCCGACGGGGCGCGCAGCGCGCAGTTCGAGCACACGCTGCTCGTCACCGACAAGGGCGCCGAAATCCTCACGGTGCCTTGA
- a CDS encoding DMT family transporter has protein sequence MTESARTREGLLFGALGVLAFSLTLPATRAAVPELGSTLVGLGRGVVAAALAGALLAIRRERLPERRHWPRLALVAGGVVVGFPLLSAVAMRSMPASHGAVLVGLLPAATAVAAVFRARERPSVTFWLVSAAGLAAVLAFAAAQGAGKPTAGDALMLLAIAAAAVGYAEGGALARELGGWRVLCWALVMSVPVLLPILVFNLDASGLPSHVSLRAWAGFAYVSGVSMFLGFFAWYRGLALGGVARVSQIQLLQPLLTLGWSVLLLGETVERGTLGAALLVVACVLGSVRSRVQRLPTPESAAPLKAP, from the coding sequence ATGACGGAATCCGCCAGAACGCGAGAGGGCCTGCTGTTCGGCGCCCTCGGAGTCCTCGCCTTCAGCCTCACGCTGCCGGCCACGCGCGCGGCCGTGCCGGAGCTCGGCAGCACCCTCGTCGGACTCGGCCGTGGGGTGGTGGCGGCGGCGCTCGCGGGCGCCCTGCTGGCCATCCGTCGCGAGCGTCTCCCCGAGCGCCGCCACTGGCCCCGGCTCGCGCTCGTCGCGGGCGGCGTGGTGGTGGGCTTCCCGCTCCTCTCCGCCGTGGCCATGCGCTCCATGCCCGCCTCGCACGGCGCGGTGCTCGTGGGCCTGCTGCCCGCGGCCACCGCCGTCGCGGCCGTGTTCCGCGCCCGCGAGCGCCCCTCCGTCACCTTCTGGCTCGTGAGCGCGGCCGGCCTCGCCGCCGTGCTGGCCTTCGCCGCCGCACAGGGCGCGGGGAAGCCCACGGCGGGAGACGCGCTGATGCTGCTCGCCATCGCCGCCGCGGCCGTGGGCTACGCCGAGGGCGGCGCCCTGGCCCGAGAGCTCGGCGGCTGGCGCGTGCTGTGCTGGGCACTGGTGATGTCCGTGCCCGTGCTGCTGCCCATCCTCGTGTTCAACCTCGACGCGAGCGGCCTGCCGTCACACGTCAGCCTCAGGGCGTGGGCCGGCTTCGCCTACGTCTCCGGAGTGAGCATGTTCCTCGGCTTCTTCGCCTGGTACCGGGGACTCGCGCTCGGAGGCGTGGCCCGCGTCAGCCAGATTCAGCTCCTCCAGCCGCTGCTCACGCTGGGCTGGTCCGTGCTGCTGCTCGGCGAGACGGTGGAGCGCGGCACGCTGGGCGCCGCGCTGCTCGTGGTGGCCTGCGTGCTGGGGAGCGTGCGCAGCCGCGTGCAACGGCTGCCCACGCCCGAGAGCGCCGCACCGCTCAAGGCACCGTGA
- a CDS encoding DUF2917 domain-containing protein, with amino-acid sequence MTVTQAFTIHDWMRALAEWLRPGARGDGSEGPLCLELGATWSAHLHGGQHLALTCADGQLWLTREGDARDYVLGPGDTVQVDAPGHVVVQALRAARFCLAKWPSGTGRETSHHDPEACTP; translated from the coding sequence ATGACGGTGACCCAGGCCTTCACGATTCACGACTGGATGCGGGCGCTGGCGGAGTGGCTGAGGCCCGGGGCGCGGGGAGACGGGAGCGAGGGACCACTGTGCCTGGAGCTGGGCGCCACGTGGAGCGCCCACCTGCACGGCGGCCAGCACCTCGCGCTCACCTGCGCGGACGGGCAACTGTGGCTGACGCGTGAGGGGGACGCGAGGGACTACGTGCTCGGCCCGGGTGACACCGTGCAGGTGGACGCGCCCGGGCACGTGGTGGTGCAGGCCCTGCGCGCCGCGCGCTTCTGCCTGGCGAAGTGGCCGTCCGGCACCGGGAGGGAGACATCGCACCATGACCCCGAGGCTTGCACGCCGTGA
- a CDS encoding aminotransferase-like domain-containing protein — MGALAHRPKLYEQVAERLGDAISAGTLRPGDRLPSVRQLSLRERVSISTVLQAYLHLESVGLIETRPQSGHYVRRRERPRLAEPLVSRPVAAATPVTVSALVSRVYRSAHDPRIVQLGAAWPAPELLPTRRLYRELNALTREAGDAGIVYDLPPGCPELRQQLARRSLDWGCALSSEDFITTCGASEAINLCLLAVARTGDTIVIESPAYYGTLQAIESLGLRALEIPSSPRSGMELDALQAALERRRVAAVLVVPSFSNPVGSCMPEENRKRLVAMLAERDVPLIEDDIYGDLHFGPERPRACKSFDTTGNVLLCGSFSKTLAPGFRVGYVAPGRFRERVELLKFSHSVATATLPQLTIARFLQEGGYDRHLRTLRRRLASQVERMVEAVAEHFPEGTRVARPSGNSLLWVELPPRVDALELHAKALDAGISIAPGPIFSARPDSYRHFFRLSCGHPWTPRIEGAVSTLGSLARSLA, encoded by the coding sequence ATGGGCGCGCTGGCACATCGACCGAAGCTGTACGAGCAGGTCGCCGAGCGGCTGGGAGATGCCATCTCGGCGGGCACGCTGCGGCCGGGAGACAGGCTGCCCTCCGTGCGGCAGCTCAGCCTCCGTGAGCGCGTGAGCATCTCCACCGTGCTCCAGGCGTACCTGCACCTGGAGTCCGTCGGCCTCATCGAGACGCGACCGCAGTCCGGCCACTACGTGCGCCGCCGCGAGCGCCCCCGCCTCGCCGAGCCCCTGGTGTCCCGGCCCGTTGCCGCCGCCACGCCCGTCACCGTCAGCGCGCTGGTCTCCCGCGTGTACCGGTCCGCGCATGACCCGCGCATCGTCCAGCTCGGCGCCGCGTGGCCAGCCCCCGAGCTGTTGCCCACCCGGCGGCTGTACCGCGAGCTCAACGCCCTCACCCGCGAGGCGGGAGACGCGGGCATCGTCTACGACCTGCCGCCCGGCTGCCCGGAGTTGCGGCAGCAGCTCGCGCGCCGCTCGCTGGACTGGGGCTGCGCGCTGTCCTCCGAGGACTTCATCACCACATGCGGCGCGTCCGAGGCCATCAACCTGTGCCTGCTCGCGGTGGCGCGCACCGGCGACACCATCGTCATCGAGTCCCCCGCGTACTACGGCACGCTGCAGGCGATTGAGTCCCTCGGCCTACGAGCGCTGGAGATTCCGAGCAGCCCGCGCTCCGGCATGGAGCTGGACGCCCTGCAGGCCGCGCTGGAGCGCAGGCGCGTGGCCGCGGTGCTGGTAGTTCCCAGCTTCAGCAACCCGGTGGGAAGCTGCATGCCGGAGGAGAACCGCAAGCGACTGGTGGCCATGCTCGCCGAGCGCGACGTGCCGCTCATCGAGGACGACATCTACGGAGATTTGCACTTCGGCCCGGAGCGCCCGCGCGCGTGCAAGTCATTCGACACGACGGGCAACGTGCTCTTGTGCGGCTCGTTCTCCAAGACGCTCGCCCCGGGCTTCCGCGTGGGCTACGTGGCACCGGGCCGCTTCCGCGAGCGCGTGGAGTTGCTCAAGTTCTCCCACTCCGTGGCCACCGCCACGCTGCCGCAGCTCACCATTGCGCGCTTCCTCCAGGAGGGCGGCTACGACAGGCACCTGCGCACGCTGCGCCGCCGGCTCGCCTCGCAGGTGGAGCGCATGGTCGAGGCCGTGGCCGAGCACTTCCCCGAGGGCACGCGCGTGGCCCGCCCGTCGGGCAACTCGCTCCTGTGGGTGGAGTTGCCGCCGCGCGTGGACGCGCTGGAACTGCACGCGAAGGCGCTGGACGCGGGCATCAGCATCGCGCCCGGGCCCATCTTCTCCGCGCGGCCGGACTCGTACCGCCACTTCTTCCGGCTCAGCTGCGGCCACCCGTGGACGCCGCGAATCGAGGGCGCGGTGTCCACGCTGGGCAGCCTCGCGCGCAGCCTCGCGTGA